In the genome of Nonomuraea sp. NBC_00507, the window GTCGATATGTGGTCCGCTGTTCTATGGCAATTCTGTGAGAACGTACGCGGCCACGAGCTCCTCCTTGCCCTTGAGGCTGAGCCGCCCCAGCGGGTTCACCTTCGCGCCGCGACCCAGTTGCTTGAGCGTCGTGTCTCCGATGACCACGGTGCCCGGCTCGGCGATGCCCTCGAGCCTGGCGGCCACGTTCACGCAGTCACCCATCGCGTTGAAGCCGCGCAGCTCGGGGCTGCCGATGTTGCCGACCAGGGCCGGCCCCGTGTTGACGCCGATCCGGAACGTCGGCCACGGGACGTCGTCCGCGCGCTTCCACGCCATCTCCTCGGCCACCTCGGCCGCGGCCCGCTGCATCTCCAGCGCGGCCTTGCAGGCGGCCCTGGCGTGCCCGGGCTGCGTGGCGGGGGCGTTGAACAACGCCAGCATCGCGTCGCCGACGAACTGCACGACCGTGCCGCCGTTGTTGAGGATGCAGGGGACGGCGGCCGTGTGGTAGCGGTTGAGCATCTCGACGATCTCGCCGGGCGTGACCTGCTCCGAGAACGTCGTGAAGCCCTTGAGGTCGGCGAAGAGCGCGGTCAGCTCCTTCAGCTCGCCGCCGAGCGCCGCCTGCCCGGGGTCGGCGAGCAGGGCATGCGCCACGTCGGGCGACATGTACTGGTGGAACAGCGTGTGCAGCTCCCCGTAGAGCCGGGCGTTCTCCAGGGAGATCGACAACTGTCCGGCCAGCGTGGCGGCCAGCGCCTCGTCCTGGCGCGTGCGGCCGACGGGCACCTCCAGCACGCCCGCCAGCTTGCCCTTGACGGTCAGGGGGAAGGCCATCAGGTGGTCGCGCCTGATCGGGTCGCTGCCGGCGAACCGGTAGGCACGGGACCCGATCTCCGTCTTGCCGTCCGCGACAAGGGCGATCTTGACGTCGCCGTACGCCTGCCGCACCCGCTCCAGTGACGCGGCCAGCAGCTCCTGCTCGCCCAGGCCGACCTTGGTCTGGGCGCTCACGTCCACCAGCGCGGCCAGGCGCTCGGACAGCTCGCGCTCGTTGGCCAGCGCCTCACCGGCCCGGTCGAGCACCGCGGCCTGGCCCTCGTTGAGCCGGAACTTGCCCGACAGCCGGGTCGCGGCCAGCGGCTCGCCCCTGCGTACGTGCTCGACCAGCTCCTCAAGCGCCCGGTCGTAGTCCTGCTGGATACGCCGCACGGTCGCCGCCAGCGTCACCGAGTCGAACAGGCCCGCGCTCGACCCCTCCCGCCTGAACTGCAGGTAGGCGCTGTAGGCCACGAAGACGAAGGCCATGGTCAGCAGCAGGTGCCACTCCCACCAGGACAGCCTCCAGTTGAGCTGCGACATCCCGGCGATCATGGCCTCGGCCAGCAGCGCGTACGCCGTGATCAAGCTGATCAGCATGGCCGACGGGCGGCGCCGGTGAATGAGGAACATCATCACGCTCGCCGCGCCGTACAGGAGCACACCAGGAACGGACGCCCAGGCGAACCAGGGAAGCGGCTCCTTGGGGGGCGCCTCACTGAGCGGTGTCAGCCCGGGGATGAGCGACGCCAACCCCCAGACGATCATGAAGCCGAAGAGCACCGCGCGGATGAAGTGCTGGGACCCCAGCACCCGCTTGGCCGGCTGCTCGCCCAGCGGCAGAGCCGAGGCGAAGGCGAACACGGCCGCGATCGAGAGCCCGACCTGCTGACCCAGGTCGAACCCGAGCGAGCCGGTCGGCAGGATGATCTGCGGCGTGGCCAGGCCGTGCATGAAGAAGAACCCGGCGCTGCTCAGGAAGACCATGGACACCAGGAACAGCCTGGCGTCCTGGCGCCGTCGGGACGCCTCGCTGATCATCACGCCGAGCACCACGTTGATCCCGGCCACCGTGATGATCATCCAGAAGTGGCTGGGATTGTGGTGCCACTCGATGTTGATCGTCGGCTGGGCCAGCAGCAGCCAGAGGCCCAGCAGCGGCATGGCGAGGTGTATCCCCCAGACCACGCCACGGACTGGTTGTGTGGCCGGAGGCAGGTAAGCGGAGGGATCGGCGGTTGACACAGACCGATTATGCATCCGAGATCGCCATTGCCAACGCGTCGTTTTACTCACCCAGGTTCGAGACAATCGGTCAAACCATCTGTAACGGAATGCATCGTGACAGATACGTTATGTAGTTCCTGTCACCCACGCTCACCCTCGCCACTGTCGGCGCGCTCGCCGCCTCGCTCCTCGCCGTCGGTGGCGTCGCCACCGCATCGTCGGCGGCCGGTGAAGTGCACGCGTGCGTGCACAAGAAGTCCCGCTACGCCCGGATCGTGAACCCGTTGACGAAGTGCAGGAAGACGGAGGAGCGGGTCCTGATCGGCGGCGGCAGCCAGGGCACCACGACTATCCAGCAGGGGAAGCGCGGCCCCGAGGGCCCGCAGGGCCCCAAGGGCGACCCCGGCAGCGGCGCCACCTACACGACCTACACCAAGACCGCGTCTCTGGGCTCGCTCGGCCCCGCGACGGCGTCCTGCCACTTCGGCGGCGTGGCGACCGGCGGCGGCTTCTCCTTCGCCGTGCTCAAGAACGCCGTCGTCATGGGCAGCGCGCCGAGCGGCAACGGCACGGGCTGGACGGTCAGCGTGGCCAAGGACGACAACGGCATCGGCAACAACTCCAGCACGCAGGACGCCGACCAGAAGACCTCCGGCGTCAGCGGCGGCAACCACGGCACTTCCGTCAGCGGCACCGTCTACGTGGTCTGCATGAAGAAGCAGT includes:
- a CDS encoding adenylate/guanylate cyclase domain-containing protein, which gives rise to MSTADPSAYLPPATQPVRGVVWGIHLAMPLLGLWLLLAQPTINIEWHHNPSHFWMIITVAGINVVLGVMISEASRRRQDARLFLVSMVFLSSAGFFFMHGLATPQIILPTGSLGFDLGQQVGLSIAAVFAFASALPLGEQPAKRVLGSQHFIRAVLFGFMIVWGLASLIPGLTPLSEAPPKEPLPWFAWASVPGVLLYGAASVMMFLIHRRRPSAMLISLITAYALLAEAMIAGMSQLNWRLSWWEWHLLLTMAFVFVAYSAYLQFRREGSSAGLFDSVTLAATVRRIQQDYDRALEELVEHVRRGEPLAATRLSGKFRLNEGQAAVLDRAGEALANERELSERLAALVDVSAQTKVGLGEQELLAASLERVRQAYGDVKIALVADGKTEIGSRAYRFAGSDPIRRDHLMAFPLTVKGKLAGVLEVPVGRTRQDEALAATLAGQLSISLENARLYGELHTLFHQYMSPDVAHALLADPGQAALGGELKELTALFADLKGFTTFSEQVTPGEIVEMLNRYHTAAVPCILNNGGTVVQFVGDAMLALFNAPATQPGHARAACKAALEMQRAAAEVAEEMAWKRADDVPWPTFRIGVNTGPALVGNIGSPELRGFNAMGDCVNVAARLEGIAEPGTVVIGDTTLKQLGRGAKVNPLGRLSLKGKEELVAAYVLTELP